The DNA window TGATTCCGAACTCACGCAATCCAATGCCTCCGACTTCCATGTAGCTGGATTACAGGCGCACGCCACAACGCCCAGTCGATATATGTCAGCGTTATAAATTGTCTTGAACCATTCATTCGaaaacatgcatattcatttgcTGCTTATGCATATTCAGAAAATCTTCCTAACCAAATTATACACGCCCTTCTCAAGTAAATATtcacaggaatatatatatatgctttcatgtttttgatgattttttattattaataaaagcATGTCCTGTCGGTTATACCCTTACAATATAATAATCCATAACTGTAGTATGCTATACGGTACAGAGTAAAGGTGATATTTTATCGGTCGGCTGCATGGGTGAGATGCTTGGTGGCCCTTGGCTGGAACTGCTGATCCTGAGCGAGTAACGAATTCTTTCTTAACTCAGGTACATATACGAGCACTTTGAACCGAGTACAAACGCGAGTACTTGTCAAGGGTACTTGAATCAAACCCGAGCATTTTCGAGTACTTTCGAGCACTATAACACTTTGATACAGCAGTCGTAGACAAAAaccaatatcaacaacaaaagacaataagaattggtatgttttgaactaggtttatattttatattacagTTCATTCATATTCTTTATATTATATCTTGTATAAGGCCAGAGTAAAGATTCAGTATTTCAGTATTCAGCAAACATTTATGGACGAGAAATCGGTGGGAAGTCTCGGTTGACGTTTAGATATCTTTTGGTTATATTTCTCAAATATAAAATGGAAagtataaaaaaacaaaaaaacagatacAGAGCTTAACTAGTGCTGGGAATTCATTATACAATTCTTGTGAACCTACGTGTATGTCTGTTTGTCAATTTGTACATCGTGTGTTTATTCGTTTGGTGTATGTTTGTCTGTCTTTACAATTTTGTAATAATATAATGCCTGTgtggttttatatatatttctttgtttgtgtatctttcaattgtatatttattaattatgacTTTGATGAATTGTATTTGCGGTTGTGTATTATTATGTCTGTGTATTGATTCTTCTCTGTATATTTGTGTGTCTGTATATTTGTGTGTCTTTGCGTTTGTATTCGTATCTTGTTGTATGTGCCatctttttttaatgattttttttgggtgaagttgcatgcatgtatgtatgtatgtgccTTTCTGTGATTATTTCCCACCTGTCTGTTCAGTGTCCACTTGGCTTGGCTTCCTACCCGATATGACATATTATTTGGAATGtatgggtgtgtatgtgtgtgtgtgcgtgcctGGAGGGGGAAGGGTTAGCAGCAGGGGATTCACATACCGTGACGGGTATTGAAGGTCACGTGGGATCAGAATAATTTGTGAATGGTTCCTCAAAGAATTCGCAAACTGTATCAAATCTATCTTTGAGTTGGATTTGAAACGTAGATTATGACGTCAATGACACTcaacatcatgaatattcatttattgtagATAGATTTCAAGTAAGAATGTAATCTGAGTCAATCAAAACTTCGTGGGTATCTCAATCACGTACAAAAGGGTTTCTAATTGGAACAATACAACTGACCATATAACAACTGACAATATAACTGATAACTGACAATAACAATATGACATAGAGAAAAAAGACGTTTTGCGTGTGGCGACTATGTTGGTGACGACGGGGAAAGCTGGTGGCAACGATGGTGACAATAAGGGGGTAGTTGTTGGAGGAAAGAGGAGAACAATAGGTACTCCAGTAGTAACTCTGAAGAGGTTTTAGTTGTGGTCCTTGTTTCTTAGCACCGTCTTGCTTGTTTTCATTCTCTGAGTCGTTACCCAGCATCCCTTATTATGTGTACATACTGAACACACACAACCCCTTTAATTGACTTAGCTGCTATAAATAACTACGACCATGAAAGGTCCCCTTTAACCAGAGATAACCTATAAACTGCTACAAAAATGTATAACTGACCTATAGCTTTACgtttctgcaaaaaaaaaaaaaaaaatgttcagcatgtttaaagaaaaaaatcctatAGACGTACTTATAACAATACACCCTGTAATTAAGCGAGTAGGAGGTGGGATGTATGGTAACCTATCACTAATAACTTAAACCTTCCATAAAAGTGCAAATAGGTTAAGTACGTACAAAAAAATCTAAGCCCTACATTAAATTTCTCGAAAAAATACCATAATTGAGCGGTTAAGAAAAAAATTTCCTAAGCttaagatatttaaaaaaaaaattacccttGCGCGAATAAATTTGCACAGAAAACGATGCCCGTGTTAACAAAAAACGTTTAAAATAAGTCTGTGTACACATAGATATAGAGGATTAGGAGTGGAATGGACTAACACGTAAGTGGACTGATGGATCCAGTCCAGATAACGATCAGAAAGGTTTCAATCAAAAGCTGTCGTTTTTCCCCTTCATTGTTAGATTGCGTTCCTTTTGTTCACCCCTTCCAAAAGCAGATCACGTGATACTACCGTCACACAGTCCAACCTTCGCCCATCGCCGCCACCAATAATCATAACCACTGACCTATCTGAACCTCATAAAATTATCAGTGAAAATAACGATGACATTGAGACCCACCTTTTTCCCCATCGGTAATTTTGAAAACACCCACTTAATCCAGATGTAATATAGTGACGTCATTGAAGATTTTAGTTCTATAGGATGATATAAATGTCTCAACACCGCCAATCACCTCCTTGATAAAGAAAACACAGCAAGACAAACACGGATAATATAACGAAACGTGAAATTTGATGTTGTATATTGATGTAAGATATATGTTGTAGGCATGTGATGGTATGTTGTGAGAAAATGTTGTGTGTGTTTTAGTGAGCGTGTTGTTGGTTAGTTGTGAAGTTTGTGTGTGTTGTCGGGACTTATTGTGTGTAAAGAATGTAATGATAGAAAACCCAAGCACTAGAATAAACTAAGCACCTATGGCGCCACCCATCtcatcctcctcttcctcctccgtCTCGTCCTTTGAGCTCAATTCTTTCTCTTCTTCATCTTTGCTCTTGACCTCGACGGGAGCGAATCGACTGGTCTTCTTTCCCTTTGAACTCTGAAAGAGTTTGAAAAgaatttgcatataaatatcCGGACAGTAAATTTATTTGGgacaattttatttaataaCCAATTTTAACAATGATCAGTTATGGCTTATTGATTCTACTCAACTTTGTACTATCTCATACCTcgatttaatttgatttacttAGTTTTGTTTCCAAACTGCTATTTTCTTCCATCAACAAGGTAGAAGGCACCTGTtaccccttaccccccccccccgcaccctccCTCTCGCATCCCAATACTGCTCTGCGTTGTCgggaaaattttatttttttaaatagctTATGGTAGATGGCATATTATTTGTACGTGTTTGCCTTGAAGAATCATTTgtgattaatataaatatatttattttatatacatCCCATCGACTATTATAATTATtctaacttacagctttgtttTTGGCCGaagtcttcttctttttcttacagCTGTTCCTATTGGCTAATGACATCCTGTCTGCAATCTTCTCCAGAGCCTCCTCGACGGAAAGATCAACCATTAAGTTATCTGCTTCGATCTTCCTCGCCTTTTGTCTCTCAAATTCCATCCTAAGGCGATCATctgaaaataaagaagaaaaatgtaaattgtggTGTACTTCAGTTCGAGTTGGTCTATTAGTTTTAGGTATGTCAGCATAGGTAATAGTTTAACAGTTATGGGGTGGCAGGTAAGTGAGTATCGCAACACAAAATTACACATAAATTAAAGTAAGCAACAGTTCGCAAAGCACCTTCCTACCCAatgccccttccccctccccccccgccATACACTAACCTCTACACACATGATCAtataaaaaaaggcaaaactaaAACGACAGTAGCTAAATGAGGAGCTTACTTTCTTTTTGAAATCGAAGGCCGAGGTTTGGTTCTGACCGCGCTTCAAGCCTCATGATAAACCTTCCGAATCGCTTCTTGACTCGAGTGGGCGAAACGGCACGGCTGCTAAGGACGCTAAGCTGTATTGCGTCCAGAGGTGGAATTGGCACGGCGACCGGCTCAGGGGATGGTTGAGGGGTTGGCTCGGGTGTTGGAGCAGGGGTTGGCTGAGGGTTCGGCAGAGGTCTTGGCACAGCAACTGGCTCGGGATGATACATTGGCACTACATCCGGACAGTCCTCCACCTGGTGATTGAATAATGATGCCGTCGTTtagtgttaaatatatatatatatatatatatatatatatatatatatatatatatatatatatatatatatatatagctgtataACGTTTCGACAGCCAGACACGTCTTGCTTATACATTTCTTCGTTATTGTTTTGCATATCTGTCTACATGGCGTTCTATGGAAAATGCGAACCGACTACTTTTCAGTTGTACACAGCTGTCAAGAGATTTTATCTCTGGGTTAGATACTCAATAAATCTCCCAAGATCAAAATCCTTCTCTTTTGTTCGGAGtgattattatttctattttaatttaaaacatgAGCCTTAATCTGTAATGCTCCATTCAACGGGAATAGCTTCTGTATTTATTTTTACCAAACGTCATAaagcaaggggggggggggggctcaaaaCATTCTTTGTAAGTTATTGATAAAAATACTACATGCGTTAAGTAAGTGTTACTTTTGGAAATTAAGTACATTGGGAGGGACGTTCTGTC is part of the Apostichopus japonicus isolate 1M-3 chromosome 22, ASM3797524v1, whole genome shotgun sequence genome and encodes:
- the LOC139964353 gene encoding uncharacterized protein; its protein translation is MGCSYSKVAPAFVDEEIYVAKEKMRGRRKTRSFLKKLFGRNNKVEDCPDVVPMYHPEPVAVPRPLPNPQPTPAPTPEPTPQPSPEPVAVPIPPLDAIQLSVLSSRAVSPTRVKKRFGRFIMRLEARSEPNLGLRFQKENDRLRMEFERQKARKIEADNLMVDLSVEEALEKIADRMSLANRNSCKKKKKTSAKNKASSKGKKTSRFAPVEVKSKDEEEKELSSKDETEEEEEDEMGGAIGA